The genomic segment gaaaaatatatatgggagctatatataaatctgattcgattctgatgaaatttgatgcacacatactaggacgtcaaaaaaagtACTTCGTGTCACATTTGGTACATGTCAttctaaatttggtaaatatcaggccaaaattgaggctcctaCAACTTTataagggcatatcggatgaaagatatatatgggagctatatctaaatcttatctaattttaatgaaatttggcgcacatattgggacgtcaaaaaaacactctgtgcaaaattttttaaggatcggacaaaaattttgccttctacagccttaataggtcaaatcggatgaaagttatatatgagagctatatctaaatctggaccgaatttcAATaacgtttgtccttggaccaaaaaagagacttatgcaaaatgtgaaaatcagacaacaaatgacagacaagaatatatggacagacagacagatggtcatagctaaatcgaatcaggaagtgattctaagttgatccgtatacttatcctCCTCCTTCTTAGTGTTGGATGTTTCGTCATGGATGTTTCGAAGGAAATTAATTAATCTCCCTGACGCCGTATCCTTTTGATACCAGTTTAGTTTTAGCTTGTTTTGGTGTCTATTTACCATGGTgtccaaaaaattgcaaattttacccatgaacactccactaaggaacaggggccaacttctcaaatatcaatgagtgcagtccgattcaagtttaagctcaatgataaggggcctcctttttaaagctggTGTTTGTGAAACAATACGGTTCGGGAAATTGGATCAAGTGTCCTGAGATTAGGGTTCAGCAGTCAATGACGGATTTGGCATATAAAGGTTTTCTTCGAGATAGAAGCGAAGATAACTGGGGGCACCGCGCTAAAAGCGTAAAAAGAGGGTTTAAGAAGAATGTGCATCGTGCTCTGTTTGATAGTTGTTGTACTTCTAAGGGTTTGCGGAAAGTCATTAGAGATAATGGACTTCGCAAGATCAGTTCCTCAGTTACTACTGGCAACTCTGCCATGGTACTCAATGAGATGAACCGTTCATTTGTAGACAACCAATCTGATGTACAAGACGATGAGTCGGAATTTCTGAGTTTCGCTGCTAATGACGGCTTTTCTTTTAGCAGCATTACTCCCCATGAATTGTTTGATGCTTTTACGTCAGTTATATGTCGCTGGGTATGACGGGCTCCCGATGAAGGTTTTTAAGATAATTTTCCCATTTAtttcagattttcttcttttttttggttaataCCATAACCAAGACCTCCACATTTCCAAACAGCTGGAAGATTGCTAGGATTAAGCCTATAAGGTAAAAGAGCAGTCTCGGAATCTAGACCTATAGCGTTACTGCCAGTGCTTTCGAAGGTAGTGGAACATGTTTTGAAGAAACAACTTGTAACCTACATTGACCGCAGTTCGCTTTTACATGATTGCCAATGGGGATTCAGGAAAAGTAGAGGGACGTCCATGTTGCTTTGAGGTCTTACCGACCTAATTTGAAATTGCGTGGCAAGTCATAATATCTGTATTTTGCTCTCCTTGGATCTAGAGAAGGCCTTCGATAGGGTGGATAACTTCGTACTGTTTAAGAAGCTCTCCACAGTTTACGGTATTGATAAAAgcgcttgcaaatttttgtttccCTATTTGGTTGTTCAGATAGGTGATATAAGTTCATCTACGCTGTCGGTTAAAAACGGAGTTCCTCAGGGATATGTATTCGGTCCCCTCCTATTTATATTCTTTTTGAACGACTTATTTAAGTTCATAGAGAattggttgttgttggtgtagcagtgtgttgtactctgaggcggcagcccttgccgatgaaggacttcatcgggtcaattcggtacgtacaaccggctgtcatggaaTTGGAGAATTGGTGTACCCCATGtgcatatgcggacgacgttTAAATAGTGTTTGTAGGTAACCGTCGCTCTTTGAACGTTCTTCAATCGAAGATTGATTTGGCCTTGCCTTCTGTGGCTTCATGGATGTTTGCGAATCGTCTGTCTGTGAATGCGGCAAAGACTAAGGCTCTTTTCTTCAGAACGATAGATACTCCAGGCGTGAAGCTGGTATGCAATGGGGATGAAATAGGATTTGTCCATAATATTCAGTGCTTGGGTATACTTTTGGATGATAAATTGTCATTCGATTTGCACATTGATAATGTTGTCGCCAAGATAACTCTTGGCTTGCGCCAGCTTTATAGCACTGACTTGGTATTATCTCGATATATTAAGGAACGACTGGTTCATGCTCTTATAATGCCACATCTCCTGCACTGCCTTGAGATATAATCTCGCACCACTGCAAGTATTATGTTGAAGGTTAAACTTGCTTTAAATAGAGTAATACGCTACATTTTTTCTGGCAGGTTATTCAATCATATTTCCCCGTTTGTTAAAAGTTTTCTTGGTTAATCCTTCAAAGATTTTGTTAAATAAAGAAATCTGATTATGTTctacaaaatctttaaatccCGTGATCCAATATTTCTGGTAAATATGTTCTCACTCTATTCGAGTTAATCAAATACTCAAAACAAGAGTTGTACCCCATATGGAAGGGATGTTTTCTATAAGAGTAGCACGTCAACTTAATTTACTTCCTAACTCCATGTGTGTTTCAATTATGCCAATGATATGCCAATGCTGCGCTAAGGAGAGTTGAAGAACTAACTGAGacctttttcaaaacaaaagcatgCTCTACAGCGTTCTCAATAGTCTATGGGTATGTAGGACACCTTAATCCAATTTGCCAAAGTGCTGATGAAGTTGCATGGCGTAACAGAAATCATGATACACTAGCCGGTCATAGTGTTTTGGATAACAActcacacttgctcaactttttaAAGTTCTGTGCTTTGCATTTCTTATGGcaaagaaaatgttgtttgaGGTGCGTACCGCCCTTaaaggaaaatttcaataaacattTATGTTTTCTTCCTCTCCAAACTATTTTCAACTTCACAACCAATTATGCCCCCCATTTTTTATATAAGGTATTCCTATTTGGCCTTCTTCAAAAATCAAGTGTTTTAATAGTTAGTAAAAGTTAAAAAGGGCCTTGACAGCCAAGTCTTCTAACATTTTTAATGCAGTTAGTACATTTAGCTACTCAAGGCCTGGTGTTATTATGTGTTAGTCAACTATCGTAAAGGTAGAGGGTTGTAGCAAGATTAGTGAAGATGGAGCGTGATGGTTACAAATGAACCTTAATGGTAtcgtttttgtgtttttctacTCTTAACAGCTAACTTTACACTTCACTCTGCGTCTGCGCTTCCGCTTGCGGCTGTGGCTCATCATAGGGAGTAGCACCCAAGCCCACATATTGATTATGATTTCGATGTATGAAACCCTTTTGCGGCGAGGCATTGTAATAGACCACTCGTCGTATACCAAAGGGATCCACATAACCAAAACTGCCGGCTTTTTTACTCTCATTCAGTTGTTCTTCTTCATGATACTGGTGAGGTAGAACATAACGGAAACCATTACGCGTCACTGTGACATCGTTGTATTCGGGAGCAACAAGACGTGTACCATATCCACCTTGAGCCACCGGCACACGTCTTCGTTGATAAAGTGGGGGTAAGGGTGGCAATAAACCTCCTTCCAGGGCATTGACATCGTAGGGCAAAGATTGTGGAGGATGGTTGTGGGATTGAGAAACAGAGGCTGGACCATAATAGTAACCCGCTTTGGGGGCAGCTGTAACAAATGGTGCTGGCGTAGAATAATGATAGCCCGATTCGGCACTTCTTCCCACATCATTGGCCGATATGGGAGCGGGATTGATGGGTGCTATGGCAATAGGTCTTATGGGTCTTCGACGTCTACTCTCCACTGGGGGTGCCATTTCTATTGAGGGCACTACTATCAAAGGATTTTGTGGTGAAAGCTGATCACCTTCATGGGAACTATTATGATCTTCACTGGGCTTTTCATTGGGATAATGATCAAAGCCTAGGTAGGGTGTCTGATCAAGTTTACCCGCCTCTGCTGGTGAGATATATCCAAGTATGGGCTTTTCCGTTGTGGTGGGCACCGCTGTGGGAGCAGGGATTTGGCGAACCGGAACATATAGACGGCCACTTGAGCTATCACTGGATATACTGTTCGCCCGACTGCTGCCATGTAGTCCATTTTTACCATCGACTAAGATTCCGGATTGAGCGGGTATCGATTTCGTACTCTTTATGGCATCCTAGAATAAGTtaagtgaaaaaattaaaaacattaattattaaaattaaaaacaataaaaaaataaaatgataaaagaaataataaaaaaaataaatttgcataaaattgaatgaaattaataaatgaaatgaaatgaatgaagtgaatgaaatgaatgaaattaatgaaatgaatgaaatgaatgaaatgaatgaaatgaatgaaatgaatgaaacgaatgaaatgaatgaaatgaatgaaatgaatgaaatgaatgaaatgaatgaaatgaataaaatgaatgaaatgaatgaaatgaatgaaatgaatgaaatgaatgaaatgaatgaaatgaatgaaatgaatgaaatgaatgaaatgaatgaaatgaatgaaatgaatgaaatgaatgaaatgaatgaaatgaatgaaatgaatgaaatgaatgaaatgaatgaaatgaatgaaatgaatgaaattaatgaaatgaatgaaatgaatgaaattaatgaaatgaatgaaattaatgaaattaatgaaatgaatgaaatgtatgaaatgaaagaaatgaatgaaatgaatgaaattaatgaaattaatgaaatgaatgaaatgaatgaaatgaatgaaatgaataaaatgaatgaaataaatgaaataaatgaaatgaatgaaatgaatgaaatgaatgaaatgaatgaaatgaatgaaatgaatgaaatgaatgaaatgaatgaaatgaatgaaatgaatgaaatgaatgaaatgaatgaaatgaatgaaatgaatgaaatgaatgaaatgaatgaaatgaatgaaatgaatgaaatgaatgaaatgaatgaaatgaatgaaatgaatgaaatgaatgaaatgaatgaaatgaatgaaatgaatgaaatgaatgaaatgaatgaaatgaatgaaatgaatgaaatgaatgaaatgaatgaaatgaatgaaatgaatgaaatgaatgaaatgaatgaaatgaatgaaatgaatgaaatgaatga from the Stomoxys calcitrans chromosome 1, idStoCalc2.1, whole genome shotgun sequence genome contains:
- the LOC106084448 gene encoding uncharacterized protein LOC106084448, producing MNSNYWRRLLAVWALLICTVYLEIPRVTASDQYHIQTDEGPERYFRFQTNNGQFRKEKRLQDGTVIGTEAWIDAAGYLRLKDYIADKQGYRILKNKVLYVGQGTAIEDAIKSTKSIPAQSGILVDGKNGLHGSSRANSISSDSSSGRLYVPVRQIPAPTAVPTTTEKPILGYISPAEAGKLDQTPYLGFDHYPNEKPSEDHNSSHEGDQLSPQNPLIVVPSIEMAPPVESRRRRPIRPIAIAPINPAPISANDVGRSAESGYHYSTPAPFVTAAPKAGYYYGPASVSQSHNHPPQSLPYDVNALEGGLLPPLPPLYQRRRVPVAQGGYGTRLVAPEYNDVTVTRNGFRYVLPHQYHEEEQLNESKKAGSFGYVDPFGIRRVVYYNASPQKGFIHRNHNQYVGLGATPYDEPQPQAEAQTQSEV